CCTGGTAGCTGCCGTCGGCGAGGACCTTGCCGGTGGTGGTGCCGTCGGCGGTCTTGATGATCAGCTCGGATCTGCCGTCGCCGTTGAAGTCGGCGACGACGAGCTGGGTGTCGTGCGCCCCGGCCCGGATGTTGTAGCCGACGTTGACCCGCCAGAGCAGCGTCCCGTCGAGCTTGTACGCGTCGATGATGGCCGGGGCGGTGAAGCCGTACGCCGACGAGTCCTTGCTGTCACTCGGGTCCCACTTGAGGATCAGCTCGTAGCTGCCGTCACCGTCCAGGTCGCCGACGCTGGCGTCGTTGGCCGAGTAGGTGGCGGTGTTGGTGCGCAGCGTGCCGTCCGGGTTCTTGGCGTACGCGAGCTTCGGACCCCGGTCGAGTTCGTCGACGTACCGGGTGAAGGCCTTGTCCAGTTCGGCGAAGAGCTTGTCGCTGATGCCGTACCGGTCCCCGCCCTTCCAGGTGCTACGCGTCCCGAACGGGTTCTTCGGCGCCCACGACGGATCGTTGAAGTACGTCCGGAACGGCGCGATCAACGCCGCGAACTCCGTCTCGGTCACCCCGGCCGGGTTCTCGTGCGCCTCCCGGATGTGCCGCAACAGGTCCATGTTCACCGGCTCGTACTGCTTGCCCGAGACGGTGGTGGGGTAGGTCTCGAGCACCGGCGTGATCGCCGCCGGTGGCTGCTTGAGCTGGATGTCCTGGTACTGCTGTGACAGCGGGGTGGCGGCGGCGGACTTCGGCCGGGTCACCCCGTTCACGATCGCCGCCACCCGGTACGCCGACGTCGCCGTACCAGCCGCGTCGGTGTAGTTACTGCTACCGGTCACCGTCGCGACCAACTTGTTGTCCCGGTACACCCGGTACGCCACATCGTCCGGCTCATCACCCAGGAAACGCCAACTCAGGTAGACACCACCGTCCACCTTCACCGCCACCAGGCCACGATCCAGGAACTCCAACTGACGCAACCCCGAACCGGGATCAGCCACCGCCACCGACGGAGCGACCAACCCCGTCACCACCAGCGGCAACGCCGCCAACAACGCCACCGTACGGCGCAGCCGGCGACCCCTTCGAATTCTGCTGTTCATGGGAATCCTTTCTCCGGCACCGGCCGGGAGGCCGACCAGGGGAAATGGGCGCGAACCGCTGCGCAGGGCGGGAACCGCAGGGTGCTGCGCCATCAGGACAGACAGGCAATGACGAACAGGTGTACGCGGGGACGGGCGGAGCGGGCCGGCTCAGCGGTTGCCGAGCACGGCCACCTCGGCCAGTGCCGCCCGCCATCGCCCGGAACGACGGGCGGATCGGGATCGGGACGGGGGTAGCTGCGGCATGTCGGAGCCTCCTGGAGGGAGCGGGGGGATTCCGCAAGGAGATGAACCGTTTCAATAAGCCGCGGCCAAGATATCCAGGACGTTACGAAGCTGTCAAGGAAAACAACGCGTTCGCAGAATTGACGCCTACTTTTAGCAGATCGCAGTCCGCAACGATTGACTCGAGCTCCGGACCGCCGGTAACTTCCGTGGATTGAACTGTTTCAGCTCAATCCCGCAGGCGGCCGATCAGACCTGCCCGCCGAAGAAACCGAAGCGGGAGAGCGGCCCGACCAGTTCACGCTCCTCGTACGCGAGATGCGAGAGCAGCGCGTCAGTGAGCACGTCCACCGCCTCCTGCACCCCGGACAGGTCCTCCGGGTGGCGCACCAGATCCACCAGGGCCTGGTCGACCGCCTCCAGCACGTCGTGGATCACCTGATGCTCCTGGTCCAGCCGTTCGATGACCGCCGCCAGCCCCTGATCGGAGGCGCGCAGGTGCGGGAAGATTCCGCCGCTCTCCATGGTGTGATGCTGGGTCAGCGAGAGGCAGTACGACTGACAGATGGAACCCAGGGTCCAGTTGTTGGAGCGAAGCGTCATCGCGTTCAGCTCGCCCCGGGCCACGCCGACATCCATGGCGTTGGCGCGTACCTGTTCGAGGATGTCCCGTACCCGGGTGAGCTCCGCCCGGTAGTGGTTGTGCACCTCGATCAGGTGCTTGCCGGCGGAGAGCCCCCTACCGGTGAAGCGTGTCTCGCGGTCCGGCTCGGGCGCGGTCGGCCGGGTGCTCTCGTCCCAGACCTCGGTGGTGCTGTGCCGGGTCTGTGGCGGGGGCGTGGGAACGAGGCCGGTACGGGCGGTCAGCCAGTGCTGCGTGTCGGTCACGGTGGTCCCTGTTCTTCACGAGGTCGACGGGCGGAGTGGTGCGAGGGGTCAGCGGGGCCAGTCGCGCCATCGCCGTACGGTCGGGATGATCGTGGCCTCCTCCAGATCGAGGTGGGCGAGCAGACCGCCACGTACGTCGTTCAGCGCCAGGATCAACCGCTTGCGGGTCTCCGGACGGTCGTCGCTGGCGAGCAGCTTGGCCAGCGCCTCGACCTGGTCGAGCAGGTCGGAGATCCGGCGATGGTCGGCCTCCAGCCGGTTGACCGCCGGGATCAGCGCCGGGTTGGACCGACGCAGGGCCGGGAAGATCCGCACATCCTCGTTGCCGTGGTGGCCGTGCACCAGCCGGCACCAGCTCAGACAGTTGACCCGGAGTTGCCAGAGCGGGCTGCGGGTCTGCAACGACCGGACGGTGGCCTGCACCCGGTTCGCCGACGCGCCCCGGCTGACCTCGTCGGCGAGCCGCCGGAGCTGGTTGAGGTCACGGCGCAGTACGCCGTGGATCCACTTCAGCTCCTTGACCAGATGCTCGCCCGGGGCCTCCCGGTCGACGCGACCACGCTTCATGGCGTCGACCGTACCAGATAGTTTTTCGACGCCAACGATTGGGTAGGGCGAATCATTTTGCCTCTGCTAACATAACCCGCATGACGGTCGAGCAGACCCGGTCCCGGCGGGCGATGGACCGCATCGGCCTGTTGCTGGCCCGCCACGGCGGGATCAGCAACGCCCGGATGCGCCAGGCACTGGAGGCTACCGGCCTGACCATGCGACAGGGCATCACCCTGATGCACCTCGCGGAGACCGGCCCGATCGGGCAGCAGGCCCTCATGGAGGCGCTCAAGGTCGACCCGAGCGCACTGGTGGCGATCCTCAACGACCTCGAACGGGACAACCTGGTCGAACGACGCCGGGACCCGGCCGACCGCCGACGGCACATCGTCGCGATCACCGAGGCCGGCACCTCGGCGGTCACCAGGGTCGACACCACGATGAGCGCGGTGGAGCGCGAACTCCTGGCCCACCTCGACCCGGACGAGATCGCCACCCTGCACACGCTGCTGGCCCGGATCAACACCTCGGTCAACGACGAGGCCTGCGCCGAGAGCTGACCCCGGCCACCGGCAGGGGTACGCCATCCCGCAACGGGTACGCGCCATCTGTCGACCCCGGGCCGCG
The Micromonospora pisi DNA segment above includes these coding regions:
- a CDS encoding MarR family winged helix-turn-helix transcriptional regulator — encoded protein: MTVEQTRSRRAMDRIGLLLARHGGISNARMRQALEATGLTMRQGITLMHLAETGPIGQQALMEALKVDPSALVAILNDLERDNLVERRRDPADRRRHIVAITEAGTSAVTRVDTTMSAVERELLAHLDPDEIATLHTLLARINTSVNDEACAES
- a CDS encoding hemerythrin domain-containing protein, with protein sequence MKRGRVDREAPGEHLVKELKWIHGVLRRDLNQLRRLADEVSRGASANRVQATVRSLQTRSPLWQLRVNCLSWCRLVHGHHGNEDVRIFPALRRSNPALIPAVNRLEADHRRISDLLDQVEALAKLLASDDRPETRKRLILALNDVRGGLLAHLDLEEATIIPTVRRWRDWPR
- a CDS encoding hemerythrin domain-containing protein — protein: MTDTQHWLTARTGLVPTPPPQTRHSTTEVWDESTRPTAPEPDRETRFTGRGLSAGKHLIEVHNHYRAELTRVRDILEQVRANAMDVGVARGELNAMTLRSNNWTLGSICQSYCLSLTQHHTMESGGIFPHLRASDQGLAAVIERLDQEHQVIHDVLEAVDQALVDLVRHPEDLSGVQEAVDVLTDALLSHLAYEERELVGPLSRFGFFGGQV